The proteins below are encoded in one region of Oncorhynchus masou masou isolate Uvic2021 chromosome 15, UVic_Omas_1.1, whole genome shotgun sequence:
- the LOC135554993 gene encoding mesothelin-like protein — protein sequence MWNNIKGESPQDFDNYPSDMLLYYSYTNMQQTNCRSYFIETGRADFSALSSTLDGRKVDLLNNAKKCLNIKGTQLSQDNVEVLGNMVCALDEGYIQSSDSYILEKLKNSSDFSDQQIKAMETVICSGNTTYGNPSTWTEKTRTA from the exons ATGTGGAACAACATCAAAGGTGAAAGTCCTCAAGATTTTGACAACTATCCATCAGATATGTTGCTGTATTACAG CTACACCAACATGCAACAGACCAACTGCAGATCCTACTTCATTGAAACAGGACGAGCAGACTTCTCTGCCCTGTCCAGCACGTTGGATGGAAGAAAGGTTGATCTACTGAACAATGCCAAAAAGTGCCTG AACATCAAAGGGACACAGCTCAGTCAAGATAATGTCGAGGTCCTGGGCAACATGGTATGTGCTCTGGATGAGGGCTACATTCAGAGCTCTGACTCTTACATCCTGGAGAAACTAAAGAACTCCAGTGACTTCTCCGATCAGCAGATTAAAGCTATGGAGACTGTTATCTGCAGTGGCAACACCACATATGG AAACCCAAGCACATGGACTGAAAAAACTAGAACAGCTTGA
- the LOC135555669 gene encoding stannin-like, which yields MYITDHSPTTGVVTIVVILIAVAALSVLICGCWCYLLLQRIGQSEDEESIVGEGETKEPFLMVQYSTRGPHVEHKIKLAHKGTENHT from the coding sequence ATGTACATCACAGACCACAGCCCAACTACTGGGGTGGTGACAATCGTAGTGATCCTCATTGCTGTTGCTGCCCTCAGTGTTCTCATCTGCGGATGTTGGTGCTACCTGCTCCTGCAGCGGATTGGCCAGTCTGAAGATGAGGAGAGTATTGTAGGAGAGGGCGAGACCAAGGAGCCCTTCCTGATGGTACAGTACTCCACCAGGGGCCCTCACGTCGAGCACAAAATCAAGCTCGCCCACAAAGGCACTGAGAATCACACTTAA
- the LOC135555668 gene encoding ubiquitin domain-containing protein UBFD1-like — MATQDGNEEVVMETEATLKEPQPLCENVGEGNAEVSETVSRTDNAGESSSTQDPTVSNGDDSDEGKEMVDLKIIWNKNKYDLKIPLDGTGAKLKERIHSLTGLPPAMQKVMYKGLLPEDKTLREIKVTNGAKIMVVGSTINDVLAVNTPKEVIQQEVKAEENKKEPLCRQKQHRKVLDKGKPEDIMPSVKGTKERLPTVPLAGMYNKSGGKVRLTFKLEQDQLWIGTKERTEKIPMGSIKHVVTEPIEGHEDYHMMAFQLGPTEASQYWVYWVPIQFVDAIKDTVLGKWQYF; from the exons GAAATGAAGAAGTCGTAATGGAAACTGAAGCCACGTTGAAAGAGCCACAACCACTGTGTGAAAATGTTGGCGAAGGAAATGCTGAAGTATCGGAAACTGTGTCTCGGACAGATAATGCCGGGGAAAGCTCTTCAACTCAGGACCCCACTGTCAGCAATGGAGATGACAGtgatgaaggaaaggagatggTGGATCTAAAGATTATTTGGAACAAGAATAAGTATGATCTCAAGATTCCTTTAGATGGCACTGGAGCCAAACTGAAAGAGCGAATCCATTCACTCACTG GTCTTCCACCTGCTATGCAGAAAGTGATGTACAAGGGACTGCTACCAGAAGATAAGACGCTACGTGAAATTAAAGTTACAAATGGTGCAAAAATAATGGTGGTTGGATCTACAATAAATGATGTACTAGCTGTAAATACTCCAAAAGAGGTTATTCAGCAGGAAGTTAAAGCTGAAGAAAACAAAAAGGAACCTTTGTGTCGGCAAAAA CAACACAGAAAGGTGTTGGACAAAGGCAAACCAGAGGACATAATGCCATCTGTTAAAGGAACAAAG GAACGCTTACCAACAGTGCCTTTAGCCGGAATGTACAACAAATCTGGTGGAAAAGTTCGTCTCACCTTCAAACTGGAACAAGATCAACTGTGGATTGGAACTAAGG agaggacagagaaaatCCCAATGGGCTCCATCAAACATGTGGTGACTGAACCCATTGAAGGCCATGAGGATTATCACATGATG GCGTTTCAGTTGGGTCCAACAGAAGCCTCTCAGTATTGGGTCTACTGGGTGCCAATTCAGTTTGTTGATGCAATCAAAGACACAGTCCTTGGAAAGTGGCAGTATTTCTAA